In the genome of Verrucomicrobiota bacterium, one region contains:
- a CDS encoding DUF1501 domain-containing protein: MNTNATWNRREFLRTAGAATLSALAAGYPKPLFAGQSEPLEKITPTADTLIVLWMGGGMAHTETFDPKLYTPYEKGLSPDRVLSTFPAIDTAVDHIKITEGFENIARVMDRGALIRTYTAGDLGFILHSRHQYQWHTGYAPPQTVAAPHIGAIVARTLGPLNPAVPAFINIGQRFDVGEGEELKAFSTAGFLSSEYGPFNIPFPEQAADAVRPPAGMTPSRFEDRNRIYKRLLAASPVGEFGSDYQKESLLRSLDNAHQLLSSPAAKAFDLTLEPLENIRKYVPDYEPGKRYDADKNRSGSYESSTIGRFGLGCLLARRLAEVGARYIEVTTEYIPFLNWDTHEHGHTKLVNMKKTIDAPLAQLVLDLETRGLLNRTLIVLASEFSRDMLVEGKPDKTVKDQVEVPEVINDLKHYGMHRHFTDAGCVLLFGGGIKRGHLHGVTADERPCKTLKDRVVIEDLHASMFRALGISPKLAYEIEKRPFYVTRDGLGEPILELFG, translated from the coding sequence ATGAACACGAATGCCACTTGGAACCGCCGCGAATTTCTACGCACCGCCGGCGCGGCCACGCTGTCGGCGCTCGCCGCTGGCTATCCCAAACCACTTTTCGCCGGCCAAAGCGAGCCGCTTGAGAAAATCACCCCAACTGCCGACACCCTCATTGTGCTCTGGATGGGCGGCGGCATGGCGCACACCGAGACGTTCGATCCCAAGCTCTACACGCCTTACGAGAAAGGCCTCTCCCCTGACCGCGTCTTGAGCACGTTCCCGGCGATCGACACCGCCGTGGACCACATCAAGATCACGGAGGGCTTTGAGAACATTGCGCGCGTGATGGATCGCGGCGCGTTGATCCGCACCTACACCGCGGGCGATCTGGGTTTCATTCTGCATTCGCGCCACCAATACCAATGGCACACGGGCTACGCGCCGCCGCAAACCGTCGCCGCGCCGCACATCGGCGCCATCGTGGCGCGGACGCTTGGCCCGTTGAATCCCGCCGTGCCCGCGTTCATCAACATCGGGCAGCGCTTCGACGTCGGCGAAGGCGAAGAGTTGAAGGCATTCTCGACGGCTGGTTTTCTCAGCAGCGAATACGGGCCGTTCAACATTCCGTTTCCGGAACAAGCTGCCGACGCCGTGCGCCCGCCGGCGGGCATGACTCCGAGCCGATTTGAAGATCGTAATCGAATCTACAAGAGGCTTCTTGCCGCCAGCCCCGTTGGCGAGTTCGGCAGCGATTACCAGAAAGAATCTTTGCTCCGTTCGCTCGACAACGCGCACCAGCTCCTGAGTTCGCCCGCCGCCAAAGCTTTCGACCTCACGCTGGAACCGCTCGAAAACATCCGCAAATATGTGCCCGATTACGAGCCAGGCAAACGTTACGACGCGGACAAGAATCGCTCCGGCAGCTACGAGTCGTCCACCATCGGACGCTTCGGACTGGGATGTCTGCTCGCCCGGCGGCTGGCGGAAGTGGGCGCGCGCTACATCGAGGTCACGACCGAATACATTCCGTTCCTCAACTGGGACACGCACGAGCACGGGCACACCAAATTGGTCAACATGAAGAAGACCATCGACGCGCCGCTCGCGCAGCTTGTGCTCGACCTCGAAACGCGCGGCTTGCTCAATCGAACCTTGATCGTGCTGGCCAGCGAGTTCAGCCGCGACATGCTGGTCGAGGGCAAACCCGACAAGACGGTCAAAGACCAGGTGGAAGTTCCGGAGGTGATCAACGACTTGAAACACTACGGCATGCACCGGCATTTCACGGACGCCGGCTGCGTGTTGCTGTTCGGCGGCGGGATCAAACGCGGGCATCTTCACGGCGTGACCGCGGACGAGCGGCCCTGCAAGACGCT